The Microbacterium paraoxydans genome includes a window with the following:
- a CDS encoding SDR family oxidoreductase: MRIAVAGGTGRIGRLVVEEARRRGHDPLSLSRGEGVDLTAGEGLATLLRGVDAVVDATNPPVSDVAEAERVFTTLSRTLLAAEDEAGVGHHVALSIAALDRVRGNPHYAGKRAQEREVTRGPVPFTIVRATQFHDFPAMIAEWSIEDGEGVVPPLLLQPIAPADVAVALVDAAESPALGGSFDIAGPRTEDAVDMARRTLAAWGRDLPLRAAWKGAALGVEFAGEVLLPGDDARTATTTFDDWLAAETR; encoded by the coding sequence ATGCGCATCGCGGTCGCAGGAGGAACGGGCCGGATCGGGCGCCTAGTCGTCGAGGAGGCCCGGCGTCGGGGGCATGATCCGCTGTCGCTCAGCCGCGGCGAGGGTGTCGACCTGACCGCGGGCGAAGGTCTCGCGACGCTGCTGCGCGGAGTGGACGCGGTCGTCGACGCGACGAATCCTCCGGTATCCGACGTCGCCGAGGCCGAGCGGGTGTTCACCACGCTCAGCCGCACGCTGCTCGCCGCCGAGGACGAAGCCGGGGTCGGCCACCATGTGGCCCTCTCGATCGCGGCGCTCGATCGCGTGCGCGGCAACCCCCACTACGCAGGCAAACGCGCCCAGGAGCGAGAGGTCACTCGTGGCCCCGTTCCGTTCACCATCGTGCGGGCGACGCAGTTCCACGACTTCCCCGCGATGATCGCCGAGTGGAGCATCGAGGACGGCGAGGGCGTCGTGCCCCCGCTGCTGCTGCAGCCCATCGCGCCCGCGGACGTGGCCGTCGCCCTCGTGGACGCAGCGGAGTCGCCGGCGCTCGGCGGCTCGTTCGACATCGCCGGACCCCGCACGGAGGACGCCGTCGACATGGCGCGCCGCACTCTCGCGGCGTGGGGACGCGACCTTCCGCTGCGCGCCGCGTGGAAGGGTGCCGCGCTCGGCGTCGAGTTCGCGGGTGAGGTGCTGCTTCCCGGCGACGACGCGCGCACGGCGACGACGACCTTCGACGACTGGCTCGCCGCCGAAACCCGCTGA
- a CDS encoding MarR family winged helix-turn-helix transcriptional regulator, which translates to MSEADEVDRIVGAWNTQRPDLDFSPLEVLSRMDRLSRHLDRARREVFRRSDLEPWEWDVLSALRRAGSPFQLSPKQLLQQTLVSSGTMTNRIDRLVGRRFVRREADPADGRSVLVTLTDDGRVRVDAAITRLVDAEADLLRALSRADRDRLAALLRKLSLSFDT; encoded by the coding sequence ATGAGCGAGGCGGATGAGGTCGATCGGATCGTCGGCGCGTGGAACACGCAGCGCCCCGACCTCGACTTCTCCCCCCTCGAGGTGCTGTCCCGCATGGACCGCCTCTCCCGACACCTCGACCGCGCGCGCCGCGAGGTGTTCCGCCGAAGCGACCTCGAACCGTGGGAGTGGGACGTGCTGTCGGCGCTGCGCCGGGCCGGGTCGCCGTTCCAGCTCTCCCCCAAGCAGCTCCTGCAGCAGACCCTCGTGTCGAGCGGCACCATGACCAACCGCATCGACCGTCTCGTCGGCCGTCGCTTCGTTCGCCGTGAAGCCGACCCGGCGGACGGCCGCAGCGTGCTCGTGACCCTGACCGACGACGGCCGGGTCCGGGTGGACGCCGCGATCACCCGGCTCGTGGACGCCGAGGCCGACCTCCTGCGCGCCCTCTCCCGCGCCGACCGGGACCGACTGGCCGCCCTGCTGCGGAAGCTGAGTCTCAGCTTCGACACCTGA
- a CDS encoding GNAT family N-acetyltransferase — MSLVIDRVTVATPEIAAFVAAHHAEMDGTAPPESQHALPLDRLLTPRVRFFTGRVDGRIAATGALAVVEDGHEELKSMRTDPAFRGRGFGRTMLGHLLDDADARGVRRLSLETGRDPFFAPARAMYAAAGFREGAPFGSYLPDPHSAFLTMLLPASSAATISPHAIMNG, encoded by the coding sequence ATGAGCCTCGTGATCGACCGTGTCACCGTCGCCACCCCCGAGATCGCGGCCTTCGTCGCCGCCCACCACGCGGAGATGGACGGCACCGCTCCACCCGAGAGCCAGCATGCGCTCCCGCTCGACCGGCTGCTGACTCCGCGCGTCCGGTTTTTCACGGGACGGGTCGACGGACGGATCGCTGCGACGGGCGCCCTCGCGGTCGTGGAGGACGGACATGAGGAGCTGAAGTCGATGCGAACCGATCCCGCCTTCCGCGGACGCGGGTTCGGGCGGACGATGCTCGGTCATCTCCTCGACGACGCCGACGCGCGGGGCGTCCGGCGGCTCTCACTCGAGACCGGCCGCGACCCCTTCTTCGCCCCCGCGCGCGCGATGTACGCCGCCGCCGGGTTCCGCGAGGGCGCCCCGTTCGGCTCCTACCTCCCCGACCCGCACAGCGCGTTCCTCACGATGCTCCTCCCCGCGTCCTCCGCGGCCACGATCTCGCCGCACGCGATAATGAACGGATGA
- a CDS encoding methionine ABC transporter ATP-binding protein gives MPIVTLTNVSKTYPSRSQGDREIVAVDDVTLSIDKGDVFGIIGYSGAGKSTLVRLINALEPATRGTITVDGVDITALKESELRAVRGGIGMIFQQFNLFSSRSVKANIAYPLKLAGWSKPDIEARVAELLSFVGLADKAKAYPEQLSGGQKQRVGIARALATKPAILLADEATSALDPQTTHEVLDLLKRVNEEQGVTIVVITHEMDVIQTIATRVAVMENGRVIEQGDVFDVFSAPRNPASQRFVGTVVKGVPSPSELAVLRDRHTGRLVTLSFRDGDSSQAQVFLDLASAGLDFELVYGGINDIRGRAFGHLTLAIRGDRAAIDRALARIAERVEVTVIAGEEGR, from the coding sequence ATGCCGATCGTCACCCTGACGAACGTCTCCAAGACCTACCCCTCCCGCAGCCAGGGCGATCGCGAGATCGTCGCCGTCGACGACGTCACCCTCTCCATCGACAAGGGCGACGTCTTCGGCATCATCGGATACTCCGGTGCGGGGAAGTCGACGCTCGTGCGTCTCATCAACGCGCTCGAGCCGGCCACCCGCGGCACCATCACGGTGGACGGAGTCGACATCACGGCGCTCAAGGAGAGCGAGCTGCGCGCCGTGCGCGGCGGCATCGGGATGATCTTCCAGCAGTTCAACCTGTTCTCCTCGCGCAGCGTCAAGGCCAACATCGCGTACCCGCTCAAGCTCGCCGGCTGGTCGAAGCCGGACATCGAGGCGCGCGTCGCCGAGCTGCTGTCGTTCGTGGGGCTCGCCGACAAGGCGAAGGCATACCCGGAGCAGCTCTCCGGTGGACAGAAGCAGCGCGTCGGGATCGCCCGCGCGCTCGCCACCAAGCCCGCCATCCTCCTCGCGGATGAAGCGACGAGCGCGCTCGATCCGCAGACCACGCACGAGGTCCTCGACCTGCTCAAGCGCGTCAACGAGGAGCAGGGCGTCACGATCGTCGTCATCACCCACGAGATGGATGTGATCCAGACCATCGCCACCCGCGTCGCCGTCATGGAGAACGGGCGGGTCATCGAGCAGGGCGACGTCTTCGATGTCTTCTCCGCCCCGCGGAATCCGGCGTCTCAGCGGTTCGTCGGCACGGTGGTGAAGGGGGTGCCCTCGCCGTCGGAACTCGCGGTGCTGCGGGACCGGCATACCGGACGCCTGGTGACCCTGTCGTTCCGCGACGGCGACTCGTCGCAGGCCCAGGTGTTCCTCGACCTCGCCTCGGCGGGTCTCGACTTCGAGCTCGTCTACGGCGGGATCAACGACATCCGGGGTCGTGCGTTCGGCCACCTCACGCTCGCCATCCGGGGTGACCGCGCGGCGATCGACAGGGCCCTGGCGCGTATCGCGGAGCGTGTCGAAGTCACCGTCATCGCTGGAGAGGAGGGTCGCTGA
- a CDS encoding ribose-phosphate diphosphokinase, whose amino-acid sequence MARKKKTVDLDRDNGVAPGLVAKTKKRLVIAGGRSHPELTAAVAASLGTEIAPVEHRTFASGEIYARFEVSIRGCDLFLVQTFGEPVNEWLMETLIMIDAAKRASAKRITVVAPYYPYSRQDKKGRGREPISARLVADLLKTAGADRVMSVDLHAAQIQGFFDGPVDHLFAKPVLLDHFERTLTPEDREILTVVSPDMGRVRVADTWSDSLGAPLAIIHKRRDPKVANQVSVHEIVGTVEGRTCLLVDDMIDTGGTIVKAAQALKANGAHRVIVAATHAIFSDPASERLQDAAIDEVVVTDTIPLSASRRWENLTVLPIAPLLARAIHEVFEDGSVTSMFGGDA is encoded by the coding sequence ATGGCCCGGAAGAAGAAGACGGTCGACCTGGATCGCGACAACGGCGTGGCCCCCGGCCTCGTCGCCAAGACGAAGAAGCGTCTGGTCATCGCGGGTGGTCGATCGCATCCTGAGCTGACGGCGGCCGTCGCCGCGTCGCTCGGCACCGAGATCGCTCCGGTCGAGCACCGCACCTTCGCCTCCGGCGAGATCTACGCCCGCTTCGAGGTCTCGATCCGCGGCTGCGACCTCTTCCTCGTGCAGACCTTCGGCGAGCCGGTCAACGAGTGGCTCATGGAGACGCTCATCATGATCGACGCCGCCAAGCGCGCCTCGGCGAAGCGCATCACCGTCGTCGCCCCGTACTATCCGTACTCGCGTCAGGACAAGAAGGGCCGCGGCCGCGAGCCCATCAGCGCCCGCCTCGTCGCCGATCTGCTGAAGACGGCGGGCGCCGACCGCGTCATGAGCGTCGACCTGCACGCCGCCCAGATCCAGGGCTTCTTCGACGGCCCCGTCGACCACCTGTTCGCCAAGCCGGTGCTCCTCGACCACTTCGAGCGCACCCTCACGCCGGAGGACCGGGAGATCCTCACGGTGGTCTCCCCGGACATGGGCCGCGTGCGTGTGGCCGACACCTGGTCGGACAGCCTCGGCGCGCCGCTCGCGATCATCCACAAGCGCCGCGACCCGAAGGTCGCCAACCAGGTCTCCGTGCACGAGATCGTCGGCACCGTCGAGGGGCGCACCTGCCTCCTCGTCGACGACATGATCGACACCGGCGGCACGATCGTCAAGGCCGCGCAGGCGCTGAAGGCGAACGGCGCGCACCGCGTGATCGTCGCGGCGACCCACGCGATCTTCAGCGACCCGGCCTCCGAGCGGCTGCAGGACGCGGCGATCGACGAGGTCGTCGTCACGGACACCATCCCGCTCTCCGCGTCGCGTCGTTGGGAGAACCTCACGGTGCTGCCGATCGCGCCGCTGCTCGCGCGGGCGATCCATGAGGTCTTCGAAGACGGCTCCGTGACGAGCATGTTCGGCGGGGACGCGTAA
- a CDS encoding pseudouridine synthase, with translation MGMPSPLPVRDGVGATRLHVPLTGAWPTIAAYMVERFFHLDPERLLVRFDRGEIVARDGRPLSRDTPLGAEEFVWYYREPPVEKEIPFTEEILHQDEHLVVVDKPHFLPTTPGGKYLQNSALVRLRNRLGNPDLTPIHRLDRATAGLLMFSARPATRGAYQLLFEDRRVEKVYEAVSARPADWDPSRFPLVYRNRIEKLRGQVCVQVDEDGEPNSETLIEVIAADDRVVHTLLRPHSGKMHQLRVHLAALGLGILHDGFYPVLQPERPDDFTRPLQLLARELRFTDPLTGQERTFTTRRSLQEAPAR, from the coding sequence ATGGGCATGCCCTCCCCGCTTCCCGTGCGCGACGGGGTCGGCGCGACCCGGCTGCACGTGCCGCTGACGGGTGCGTGGCCGACCATCGCCGCCTACATGGTCGAGCGGTTCTTCCACCTCGATCCGGAGCGGCTGCTCGTGCGCTTCGACCGCGGGGAGATCGTCGCGCGCGATGGCCGGCCGCTCTCCCGGGACACGCCTCTCGGCGCCGAGGAGTTCGTCTGGTACTACCGGGAGCCTCCGGTCGAGAAGGAGATCCCGTTCACCGAGGAGATCCTGCACCAGGACGAGCATCTGGTGGTGGTGGACAAGCCGCACTTCCTCCCCACCACTCCGGGCGGCAAGTACCTGCAGAACTCCGCCCTCGTCCGGCTGCGCAACCGCCTCGGCAACCCGGATCTCACGCCCATCCACCGCCTCGACCGGGCCACGGCGGGGCTGCTGATGTTCTCCGCCCGTCCGGCCACCCGCGGCGCCTACCAGCTGCTGTTCGAGGACCGTCGTGTGGAGAAGGTGTACGAGGCGGTCTCCGCGCGCCCGGCGGACTGGGATCCGTCGCGGTTCCCCCTCGTCTACCGCAACCGGATCGAGAAGCTCCGCGGTCAGGTGTGCGTGCAGGTGGATGAGGACGGCGAGCCGAACTCCGAGACGCTCATCGAGGTCATCGCCGCCGATGATCGCGTCGTGCACACGCTTCTCCGTCCGCACAGCGGGAAGATGCACCAGCTCCGCGTACACCTCGCCGCGCTCGGCCTCGGCATCCTCCACGACGGCTTCTACCCCGTGCTGCAGCCGGAGCGTCCGGACGACTTCACCCGCCCGCTCCAGCTCCTCGCACGCGAGCTCCGGTTCACCGATCCGCTGACCGGGCAGGAGCGCACCTTCACCACGCGCCGGAGCCTGCAGGAGGCCCCGGCACGCTGA
- the glmU gene encoding bifunctional UDP-N-acetylglucosamine diphosphorylase/glucosamine-1-phosphate N-acetyltransferase GlmU codes for MTGNNLAIVVLAAGQGTRMKSRLPKVLHRISGRPLVGHVLTTATRLQPAHIEVVVRHERDQVVAALREDYPDAVFVDQDDVPGTGRAVQVAVDALPADFDGDVLVLSGDCPLADAETLSTFLDEHRASGAPATLMTALVDDPTGYGRVIRDADGTVDRIVEQKDATAEEAAVSEINAGMYVFRAATLRTYLPRIGVDNAQGEMYLTDVPGLVRRDGDRVAASIVSDVEVTFGVNDRAQLAEVGRRLNARIVRRWQLEGVTIVDPATTWIDDDATLAPDVTILPNTQILRATTIAAGATIGPDTTLVDCEVGEDAVVRRTDATLAVIGAEATVGPFSYLRAGTVLGPKGKIGAYVETKNAEIGEGSKVPHLSYVGDATIGRGVNLGASTITANYDDVNKHRTEIGDEVHTGSHTVLVAPVRLGPGAKTGAGAVVRKDVPAGALAMSVAPQRNIEGWVEKNRAGTGAADAAARENSAE; via the coding sequence ATGACTGGGAACAACCTCGCCATCGTCGTCCTCGCCGCGGGCCAAGGCACGCGCATGAAGTCGCGCCTGCCGAAGGTGCTGCACCGGATCAGCGGGCGGCCTCTGGTCGGACACGTGCTGACGACGGCCACGCGTCTGCAGCCGGCGCACATCGAGGTGGTCGTGCGTCATGAGCGCGATCAGGTCGTGGCGGCGCTGCGCGAGGACTACCCGGACGCGGTCTTCGTCGACCAGGACGACGTGCCGGGCACGGGCCGCGCCGTCCAGGTCGCGGTCGACGCGCTGCCCGCGGACTTCGACGGCGATGTGCTCGTGCTCTCCGGCGACTGCCCGCTGGCCGATGCCGAGACGCTCTCCACGTTCCTCGACGAGCACCGCGCCTCCGGAGCCCCGGCCACCCTCATGACCGCCCTCGTCGACGACCCCACCGGCTACGGGCGGGTCATCCGCGACGCCGACGGCACGGTCGACCGGATCGTCGAGCAGAAGGACGCCACGGCGGAGGAGGCGGCGGTCAGCGAGATCAACGCCGGCATGTACGTGTTCCGCGCCGCCACGCTGCGCACCTACCTGCCGCGGATCGGCGTGGACAACGCCCAGGGCGAGATGTACCTGACCGACGTGCCCGGCCTCGTGCGTCGGGACGGCGACCGGGTCGCGGCGTCGATCGTGTCGGACGTCGAGGTCACGTTCGGGGTCAACGACCGCGCCCAGCTCGCCGAGGTCGGCCGTCGTCTGAACGCCCGCATCGTCCGTCGCTGGCAGCTCGAGGGCGTCACGATCGTCGACCCGGCGACCACCTGGATCGACGACGACGCCACGCTCGCCCCCGACGTCACGATCCTGCCGAACACGCAGATCCTGCGCGCGACGACGATCGCCGCGGGGGCGACGATCGGTCCGGACACCACGCTCGTCGACTGCGAGGTCGGGGAGGATGCGGTCGTCCGCCGGACCGACGCGACCCTGGCCGTGATCGGCGCCGAGGCGACCGTCGGCCCGTTCTCCTACCTCCGCGCCGGCACCGTGCTGGGGCCGAAGGGCAAGATCGGCGCTTACGTCGAGACGAAGAACGCGGAGATCGGCGAGGGCAGCAAGGTCCCGCACCTGTCGTACGTCGGTGATGCGACCATCGGCCGCGGGGTGAACCTCGGGGCGAGCACAATCACCGCCAACTACGACGACGTCAACAAGCACCGCACGGAGATCGGCGACGAGGTGCACACCGGCTCGCACACGGTGCTGGTCGCGCCCGTTAGGCTTGGTCCTGGTGCGAAGACCGGCGCCGGCGCCGTCGTCCGCAAGGACGTCCCGGCCGGTGCCCTGGCCATGAGCGTGGCCCCCCAGCGCAACATCGAGGGGTGGGTCGAGAAGAACAGAGCAGGGACGGGCGCGGCGGATGCCGCGGCCCGGGAGAATTCGGCGGAATAG
- a CDS encoding MetQ/NlpA family ABC transporter substrate-binding protein, with protein MSRRTTSALAALAVVPLFVALAGCATSSDAGSGDGGSENETVKIGVVGKGDAQWAPFVEAAADEGITVELVDFGSYEQPNPALTEGEIDLNQFQHIVYLAEYNNASGSDLTPIGSTAIYPLGLYSTKYDDVDDIKKGDTVAVPDDASNQARALNVLQQAGLLELKSGGTPYSDLADIDADKSKVKVTALEGALIPTSLPDVAAAIINNDFVEDAGLTFDDAIAQDDPEDPNALPYVNIFAARAEDADNETYQKLVEIFQTNEDVQAGLLESSGDTAVALRTPVEDLVASLEKVQKDAAEK; from the coding sequence ATGTCCCGCCGCACCACCTCCGCCCTCGCCGCGCTCGCCGTGGTCCCGCTGTTCGTCGCCCTCGCCGGGTGCGCCACCTCGTCCGACGCGGGTTCCGGCGACGGCGGCTCCGAGAACGAGACCGTCAAGATCGGTGTCGTCGGGAAGGGCGACGCGCAGTGGGCGCCCTTCGTCGAGGCCGCCGCCGACGAGGGCATCACGGTCGAGCTCGTCGACTTCGGGTCCTACGAGCAGCCGAACCCGGCGCTGACCGAGGGCGAGATCGACCTCAACCAGTTCCAGCACATCGTGTACCTCGCGGAGTACAACAACGCCTCGGGTTCCGACCTCACGCCCATCGGCTCGACCGCCATCTACCCGCTCGGCCTGTACTCGACGAAGTACGACGACGTCGACGACATCAAGAAGGGCGACACGGTCGCGGTTCCCGACGACGCCTCGAACCAGGCACGCGCGCTCAACGTGCTGCAGCAGGCGGGCCTGCTCGAGCTCAAGAGCGGCGGCACGCCGTACTCCGACCTCGCCGACATCGATGCCGACAAGTCGAAGGTGAAGGTGACGGCCCTCGAAGGTGCGCTCATCCCGACCTCGCTCCCGGACGTCGCGGCCGCGATCATCAACAACGACTTCGTCGAGGACGCCGGACTGACGTTCGACGACGCGATCGCGCAGGACGACCCGGAGGACCCGAACGCCCTCCCGTACGTCAACATCTTCGCCGCGCGCGCGGAGGACGCGGACAACGAGACGTACCAGAAGCTCGTCGAGATCTTCCAGACGAACGAGGATGTGCAGGCGGGGCTGCTCGAGTCCTCCGGCGACACCGCGGTGGCGCTGCGCACGCCGGTGGAGGACCTCGTGGCCTCGCTGGAGAAGGTCCAGAAGGACGCCGCAGAGAAGTAG
- a CDS encoding RrF2 family transcriptional regulator, which yields MKLPETSEWVLHTVAVIAQLPAGSTVSGAQLAEHFGVRGPYLSKQLAKLVRAGILTGSTGPRGGFRLVREPESITILDLVTAVDGAADPYICRELRQQGRGAARPEDCTAPCGLAVVMRRAHEAWRASLEAVSIAEVVGTLPDTVPAKNRRLLLGP from the coding sequence GTGAAACTCCCGGAGACCTCCGAGTGGGTGCTGCACACCGTCGCGGTGATCGCTCAGCTCCCCGCGGGCTCGACGGTGTCCGGAGCACAGCTCGCCGAGCACTTCGGCGTGCGGGGGCCGTACCTGTCGAAGCAGCTCGCGAAGCTCGTCCGCGCCGGCATCCTCACCGGGAGCACGGGGCCCCGCGGCGGCTTCCGCCTGGTCAGGGAGCCCGAGAGCATCACCATCCTCGACCTCGTCACCGCGGTCGACGGCGCCGCCGACCCCTACATCTGCCGCGAACTCCGTCAGCAGGGGAGAGGCGCCGCCCGTCCGGAGGACTGCACCGCGCCGTGCGGACTCGCCGTCGTCATGCGCCGTGCCCACGAGGCCTGGAGGGCCTCTCTCGAGGCGGTGTCGATCGCGGAGGTCGTCGGCACGCTCCCCGACACCGTCCCGGCCAAGAACCGGCGCCTCCTCCTCGGACCCTGA
- a CDS encoding Na+/H+ antiporter, whose product MEGLEVTVLLGLTILVGTLIAPRVRLALPLVLVILGLLLGFIPPLREVQLPPETVLLLFLPVMLFWESLTTSLRSIRRDFRYIVPMSTLLVVASAFAVAGIGVLFGMPWEIALILGAAVAPPDATAVAALGRLLPRRMFMKLKAESLTNDGTALVLYAIAVSLALGGQVTPLSVTWDVLVSYVGGIAAGIAVAALATLLLRRISSTIVINVTLLLVPFSAFLLAELVHASGVLAVVVAGLIVAWVSPRVTTAASRRQADAAWPFGVFLLNGALFVLIGLEVQFVAHEISAAAIGRLVLVTLAVWATLFAVRYVFQLLNVLFQRRPAERPPRGARSRARLVSTVAGMRGAVSLAIALSVPTGVSAGSMVGGRDEIVFVTAGVILLSLLVQAPLLPALVRWARFPVDHAEDEEYELAERAISGAALAALDDLAAEHGIGQEVRDRVRAEGYQALEFANARTLAREQALIDAEADALDEMLGAPDPYGTGGEARSREDDDEDAGNVAVSAGTAPDPEATDGTTLQMIATSADVDLAQRSPLVRHEEHTRLKLALLDRKREVLLGLRGAGTVDDMVVRRISARLDLEQVRLQGIEEFD is encoded by the coding sequence ATGGAAGGCCTCGAAGTAACCGTCCTGCTCGGACTCACGATCCTCGTCGGAACCCTGATCGCCCCGCGCGTGCGTCTCGCGCTGCCCCTCGTCCTCGTCATCCTCGGACTGTTGCTGGGATTCATCCCGCCGCTGCGCGAGGTCCAGCTGCCGCCGGAGACCGTCCTGCTGCTGTTCCTGCCGGTGATGCTGTTCTGGGAGAGCCTCACGACATCGCTGCGGTCTATCCGCCGCGACTTCCGCTACATCGTGCCGATGAGCACGCTCCTCGTCGTCGCCTCCGCGTTCGCGGTGGCCGGCATCGGCGTGCTGTTCGGCATGCCCTGGGAGATCGCCCTCATCCTCGGGGCCGCGGTCGCGCCGCCCGACGCCACGGCCGTCGCCGCCCTCGGCCGGCTGCTGCCTCGTCGGATGTTCATGAAGCTCAAGGCCGAGAGCCTGACCAACGACGGCACCGCGCTCGTGCTCTACGCCATCGCGGTGTCCCTCGCGCTGGGCGGCCAGGTCACGCCGCTCTCGGTCACCTGGGACGTGCTGGTGTCGTACGTGGGCGGGATCGCCGCGGGCATCGCGGTCGCGGCCCTGGCCACGCTGCTGCTGCGCCGCATCTCCTCCACCATCGTGATCAACGTCACGCTGCTGCTCGTGCCGTTCTCCGCGTTCCTGCTCGCCGAGCTCGTCCACGCGTCCGGCGTGCTCGCCGTGGTCGTGGCCGGACTCATCGTCGCCTGGGTGTCGCCGCGCGTGACGACGGCGGCCTCGCGCCGGCAGGCCGACGCGGCCTGGCCGTTCGGCGTCTTTCTGCTGAACGGGGCGCTGTTCGTGCTCATCGGCCTCGAGGTGCAGTTCGTCGCGCACGAGATCTCCGCGGCCGCCATCGGCCGCCTGGTGCTCGTGACACTCGCCGTGTGGGCGACGCTCTTCGCCGTGCGGTACGTGTTCCAGCTCCTCAACGTGCTGTTCCAGCGCCGCCCGGCCGAACGCCCGCCGCGCGGCGCCCGCTCCCGCGCCCGACTCGTGTCCACGGTCGCCGGCATGCGCGGCGCGGTGTCGCTGGCGATCGCGCTGTCGGTGCCGACCGGTGTCTCCGCAGGGAGCATGGTGGGCGGGCGTGACGAGATCGTCTTCGTGACCGCCGGGGTGATCCTTCTCAGCCTCCTCGTGCAGGCGCCTCTCCTCCCCGCGCTCGTGCGGTGGGCGCGATTCCCGGTCGACCATGCCGAGGACGAGGAGTACGAGCTCGCCGAGCGGGCGATCTCGGGTGCGGCCCTGGCCGCGCTCGACGACCTCGCCGCGGAGCACGGCATCGGCCAGGAGGTGCGCGATCGGGTGCGCGCCGAGGGGTACCAGGCGCTGGAGTTCGCGAACGCCCGGACGCTCGCGCGGGAGCAGGCGCTCATCGACGCCGAGGCCGACGCCCTGGACGAGATGCTCGGCGCCCCCGATCCCTACGGCACCGGGGGAGAGGCGCGCAGCCGCGAGGACGATGACGAGGACGCGGGTAACGTGGCGGTGTCGGCAGGGACCGCCCCCGACCCCGAGGCGACGGACGGCACGACGCTGCAGATGATCGCGACCTCCGCCGACGTCGACCTCGCCCAGCGCTCGCCGCTCGTGCGGCACGAGGAGCACACCCGGCTCAAGCTCGCGCTGCTCGACCGCAAGCGCGAGGTGCTGCTCGGGCTCCGCGGCGCCGGCACCGTGGACGACATGGTGGTCCGTCGGATCTCCGCCCGTCTCGACCTGGAGCAGGTGCGTCTGCAGGGCATCGAAGAGTTCGACTGA